TGAGACTGTACACCGGGACGCTGGAGGCGCGGGAGATCTCCGTGATGGCATCCTCGTACTCGTAATACGTGCCGTTTCCGTCCCTGGTGAGGGTCATGAGGAGGACGACCGTATCGGGGGGGAGGCCCCCGACGTCATCCTTTATCTCATCAAGGGTCAGGTTCTCAGGAATTGTGAAGACGAGACGATCATCAAAGGCCTGTGCAGCCTTTTCGACGACCTTTCTGTTGGCGATGCCGGTCAGCGTGTTGTCGTCGATAACATAGACCTTCCTGACATCAGGATCGAGACTGAGTGCGGCCCCGATCGTCCCTTCGACATCGGTTGCCTCGACGATGCCGGTGCAGTCCTCCCACCCGGCAAGATACTCGTCCTCAAAATAGTTCACGCCGCAGAAGATGACAGGTGTGCCGGGGAAAAGGTCGTCATGATGTTCTCGGAGGAAATGAAAGGCGTATTCGTCGACGCAGATGATAGCGTCAAGCCTGACATCCGCATACTTGAGCCTGTACATCCTGGCCATCTCTGCGGAGTAGCGGGGACTCGGGATCCGCGGCGTGTCCATGTACTCTATATAGAGATTGACGTCGGTGTTTCCCTCCTCAAGCGCGGAACATACACCCTCGGTGATCCCGTCAGTCCAGGAGAGGCCCTCGTGGTAGGAATGAAAAAGAAGGACGTTTTTTTCCGCGGGAGACGCGACAGAGGCGGTCGGCAGCAGGAGTATCAGGAAAAATATGATGGCAAGGAAGAGCAGTGGGGGCGATCTGTCCCCGCAGCGTCCTGAAGCACTCATGCCATGTGCAGTCTCTGGTGGTTACTATCTGTTCTTCCAGGCCCGTATCCGCCTCGTCGCCTCTTTCAGGGTGGGGATGGAGGCGGCATAGGAGACGCGTATCCAGCCCGGCGCATTGAAGGCCGTGCCCGGCGTAGCCGCGACATGCGCGTCGTTCAGCCAGGACCGGGCGATCGCCATGTCGTCGCCCTCCATCTTCACGAATGCGTAGAAGGCGCCGTCGGGCGGGGCGACCGTGTAGCCCATCGAGGCGAACTCGTCGAGCATGTACATCCGCCGCGCCTCGAACTCCTTCCGCATCGCCTCGACACAGGTCTGGTCGCCCTGCAGGGCCGCGACGCCGCCCCACATGACGAAGGTTGTCGGGGAGGAGATCGAGTGCTGCTGGACCTTCATCATCTGCCGCAGTACCGGCAGGGGTGCCACGGCATAGCCGAGGCGCCACCCGGTCATGGCATATGCCTTGGAGAAACCGTTGATGGTGATCGTCCTCTCGGCCATGTCGCCGAGGGCCGCGAGGGATATGTGCTCCTTACCGTAGATGAGTTTTTCGTAGATCTCGTCGGAGATGGCGAGGAGGTCGTAGTCCTCGCAGAGGTCCGCGACGAGTTTCAGGGAGGCCTTCGAGAGCACCGTGCCTGTCGGGTTCGAGGGGGTGTTGACGATGACCATCTTCGTCTTCTGCCCGACCTTTTCCAGGATGGCGTCGTCGATCTGGAAGGAGGGTTCCTTCAGGGGGAGGTGGACGACCCGTCCGCCCGCCATCTGGACGCAGGGTTCGTAACTGACCCAGGACGGGTCGGGGAGGACCACCTCGTCCCCTGGGTTGAGGCATGCCTGCATCGCCTCGTAGATGGCGTCCTTCGCGCCGCAGGTGACGATGACATTCTCCGGACCGCAGGGAATGCTGTTCTCCGTCCGGCACTTCGCCGCCACGGCATGGAGGAGTTCGGGGATGCCTGCAGAGGGGGCGTAGTGGGTCTCGCCGCGCGCCAGGGCGTCGGAGCAGGCCTGCACGATATGCTCAGGCGTGGCGAAGTCGGGTTCGCCGATGGAGAGGCTGATCACATCGATCCCCTCTCTCTTCATCTTTTTCGCGGCGTCGGTGATCTCGATCGTCGCCGACGGGGCGACAGCGCCGATCTTTTCCGAGAGGGCTTTCATCCTAATCTCTGGACCATCTTGACGGCGGATTCAACGGCGCGCTTCGCGTAGTCGATCCGCTCGTTGGCTTCCATGCGGGTCATGCCGGGCCCGGAGATGCCGAGGGCGACCGGCTTGTTGTACTCGAGGGAGAGATCGATGATCTTCCGGGCGGCGTGCTGGACGACGATCTCGTCGTGCTGGGTCGCGCCCTCGATGACGCAGCCGATGGTGACGACGGCGTCGACCTTTCCCTCGGAGAGGAGTTTCTTGATCGCAAGAGGCATGTCGTAGGCGCCGGGCACATAGAAGCACTCGGTGACCTCTGCGCCGAGGAACTTCGCGTGCTCCCGCCCCTCGATCTCCATCATATAGGTGATGTCGCGGTTGAACTCCGCGACCACAAAGCCAAGCTTGATTGTCATAATCTTCTCCTCGATCGATCCTGTCTGTATATTCTTTTTATTCTGCCGGTTCACTGCCGTGCGGGGCCGACGTCCTCGAAGCCCTGCCTCTGGCCTGTGCCGGCCTGCCTGGTGAGGACCTGCGGTCTGAGAACGAGGTTCACGGCATTGACGGCGTGCTCCCTCGTCCGCTGTTCCGCGAGCCAGGCAAGTTCTCTGTCGGTTTCAGCCTCGTCCTCGTGGACGAAGACCTCGATGATGTGGTGGTTGGTCATGAGCTGGGCGAGCATGAGGCCCTGGGAGGCCTCATGGGCGCACATCCTGTCCTTTTCCTTGCCGCCCGGCATGCCGAGGGCGATGACGATGTCGCATCCCCGCTCCTCGATGAGTTTCTTGCAGGCGACCGGGAGATCCTTGAACCCCGGGACGGTGTAGCGCTCGATACCGACGCTCGCGTGTTTGCGGAGCTCGTCGATGGCGATCGCGCCCATGTCGACGCGTGCGAAGGTGGTGTCAGCGACGCCGACCTTCATGCGTCGAGCACCTCTGCCGCGGCCTCGACACCGTCGCCCACGCCGGCAACTCCTGCCTTGCGAAGCGCGTACTGGACGGTGGCGAGGGTGGCGAGGATCTCGGGGGCGCTGACCGCACCCATCGACCCGATCCTGAAGATCTTGCCCTTGAGGTGGTCCTGGCCGCCGGCGATCTCGATGCCCATCTTCTTCACGGTGCCGCGGAGAGCGTTGTCTGTGACGCCTTCGGGCATCTTCGCTGCCGTGACGGTGTTTGAGTAGGCGGAGACGGCGTCGAGGGTCGGGAACATCTCAAGGCCCCAGGCGGCGACTGCAGCGCGAACCGAGGCCGACATCCTGTGGTGCCGGGCGATGCGGGCCTGCATGCCTTCTTCCTTGATGATGGCGAGGGCCTCGGCAAGGGCGAGGAACAGGGGGACGGCAGGGGTGTACGGGGTCTCCATCGGGGTGTTCTTGCCGTTCTTCCGATAGGCCGCAAGGTCGAGGTAGAAAGGCCTCTTCTCAGCGATCCTCTCCCAGGCGCGGTCAGAGACCGCGACGGCTGCGAGGCCTGCCGGGGCGGCAAGGCACTTCTGGGACCCGACGATCGCGACGTCCACATTCCACTCGTCCATGCGGACGTCGTCGCCGCCGACGGAGGTGACGCCGTCCATCACGAAGAGGGCGTCGTGCTTGCGGGCGAGTTTCCCGACGTCCTTCGCCGGGTTGAGGATGCCGGCGGAGGTCTCGTTGTGGATCATCGTCACCATCTCGGCGCCGTTCTCGAGGGCCTCGGCAAGGGCGTCGAGGTCGACGGGCGTGCCCCACTCGGAGTTGATGGCGGTTGCTTCGCCGCAGCGCTGCCCGATCTTCCAGAGGCGCTCGCCGAATTTACCGTTGACAAGGGATGCGATCTTTTTGCCCTGCCCGAAGTTGGCGATCGCCGCCTCCATGCCGGCGGTGCCGGAACCGCTGATGATGTACACCTCGTTCTTGGTCCCGAAGCAGTCCTTGAGGACGTCAACGCTCTCGGCGTAGGCGGCGCCGAACTCGGGGCCGCGGTGGTTGATTGCCTGCCGCATCATTGCCTGCCGCACCCGTTCCGGCACCGGTACCGGGCCTGGCAGCATCAGGAGTCTTTCGTTTTCCATAAGAGATCAGTATATACTGGTGCACGCTAGGGGGAAATGTAGGTTACCCCCGCGGCCGTGCAGGACAAAGGATAACCACCTTTCAGGCTATACTATTCTGAGAAGAATAGAGAGATATCATGCCTGATGTTGCCGTAATTACAGGGTCGGCCTCGGACAGCGCCATCGCCGAGAAGGCCGCAAAAGTGCTCGACGAGTACGGGATCACGTACGACCTCCAGGTGATCTCGGCCCACCGCGACCCGGAGCGCCTGGACGGATACGTGCAGGCGTCGGACGCGAAGGTCTTCATCTGCATCGCCGGGATGTCGGCGGCCCTGCCCGGTGTCGTCGCCTCGAAGACGAAGAAACCGGTGATCGGTGTCCCGGTCTCAGGAATACTCCTCGGCGGCCTCGATGCGCTCCTCTCGGTCGTGCAGATGCCGAAGGGCGTGCCTGTCGCATGCGTTGCGGTCGACGGCGGGGAAAATGCCGCACACCTGGCGGCGCGGATCCTCGGGGTGGCCTGATCCGGACGATGCCTGTCCAGCCGACCCTCAGGACCGCGCATCTCCTTCTTGCGCCGTTCCGATTCTCAGACGCTCCGGAGATCGCACACCTTGCCGACGACCCCGCGATCGCAGATACGGCGGTGCGGATGCCCTACCCGTACCCGCAGGGAATGGCCACGGCCTGGATCGCGGCAAGCATCGCGGGGTGGGCGAACGGCCGGTGCGCTGTCTGGAAGGTGGTGCGGGCAGGCGACGGCGTCCTCATCGGGTCGGTCGCCCTGACCATCGACCCCGCGAACAGGAACGCCGAACTTGGGTACTGGATCAGGACCGACGCGTGGGGGCGGGGCTATGCGACCGAGGTGGCGGTGGCGGCCGTCGCCTTTGCCTTCGGGACACTTCGCCTCCACCGGGTCCATGCCTCATGCCTGCGGCGGAACCCGGCCTCCGCGCGGGTGCTCGAAAAGGCCGGGCTGCGTCTTGAGGGATGCCGGCGGGGGCACCTCTTTCACAGAGGACGCTTCGAGGACGTGCTCAAGTACGGGATGGTGGAGGAGGATCTTCGCCCCTCCCGGGATGAAGAGGGAAAAGAGCCGCGGGTGCCCGGGAACACCGGGCCCCGGAGATATCTGGAGACGGCGGACCTCTGATCCGTCATGCAGAAAAAATAGGCTCTGGAGAATCGCTCATGAAACGGCTCTGTAGAAATCCTATTCTGGGGTGTCTCGTCCGGGGGGCTGCCACCCCCCGATCCCCCCGCCATGAGGATAGGGGGGTGGAGGGCAGTCCCCTCTTCAAGATGCACGTTTGCCCTTTTGAGGTCCAATCCTCGCGCGGGGAACGAGCTTCAGCGAGTTCGAGAAGAACGTTAGGTCTTCGCTGTCCGGGGGCAAAAGTCCCCCGGTGCGAAGATGGAGGAAGGCGGTTGGGTCACGTTCATACACGGAAAAGGTGGGGGTTTCTACAGAGCCCATGAAACAGAGTTTCAGGCGGTTCTTTGAAAACCGCGTCTGATAGTTTTCATGGATGTCATCCCCAAACAGATCAGAACTCTCGGTCACGTTAATGACATGACTCCTCAAACTCCCTTCGGTCGTTTCCCCACCATTATGATAGGGAGGGGGTGGCAGCCCCCTTCAGAGTGCAAGGTCTATCCTTCCCCGGCCCTCTCCTGGATCGGGGGTCGGAGGAACGACCGGAGGGAGTCGAGAAGACCGTTAGGTCTTCGAGGTCGTCACCCGGTGGAGAGCGTGGGGAAGGCGAGGAGTTCGCACCGCTCGTCATGGAATTCAGGGGAGACATCGACCCCAGCAGGAGATATTCTTCAGAACCCCGCATGCAGTGATAGGAGGAATGAACGAGAGTTTTGGGATGACTTCATGGTAAATCTTCCATCTGTTCTCTGCGAAATATGAAGTCCTCCTCTCCCTTCTATAGAACAGGATTTTCCCGGAGCCGAAAAAAGGTTTCAGTCTTTCGGCTGGAGGAGGTTGACGATCTTTTTTGCGACCTCGTCGGCCTTCTTCACCGCCCGGGCGTCTGTCATGATCTCGCCCGGGAGGTAGGCCTTCCCGCAGACATGGCCGAGGTACGAGAACTGGTGGGTGTTCAGGAAGCCCTCGATCGTCTCCAGGGAGCGCTCGCAGCCGCGGTCGGCGCAGACGGTCACCGCCACGGCGCTCCTGCCCGCGAGTTTCCGGTCGTGGTACAGGGAGTAGGTTCTGTCGATGAGGTTCTTCATCTGCCCGTTGACGTCATAGTAATAGGTCGGCGACCCGATGACGACCACCTCGGCCTCGAGCATCCGCTGGGCGATGTCGCTCCAACCGTCCCCCTCGATGACGCACCACTTCGTCTCCTTGCACCGCTCGCACCCGGTGCAGGGGTGGACGATCCGGCCGGCAAGGGAGACGAACTCGGTCTCTATCCCTGACGTCTGCACCTTCGCAAGGATGTACCTGACCATCTGAGCGGTGTTGCCATCCTTTCTCATGCTCCCTGATATGCCGAGGACCTTCATACAGTGAGATGGACTTCACCCATATTGCTCTTTCTGATCTGCGGGACGAGGCCGACCTTCCTGAACGCCTCTTCGATCTCCGCAAAAGGCTCTTCCGGCCGGAAAAAGAGGTGCGAGGGGCAGGAACAGTCCGTGCACCCGAAGCCCGGCACCGCCTCACCGCCGATCGCAGCGGCGATCCGGCACTCGAAGTCTTCCTCCGTCGTCCCGAGAACCGCACCCACGAGAGTGATGCCGGGGGCGAGGAGGAGGCGGTCGATGTGCCAGTGCGGCCGCCCCTCCCGCGTCGCCGCGAGTCTGACATGCCGGCCGACCCGCGCCTCGAGTCCGCCGGACCCGCGTGCCGAACCGACATAGATGTGATACCCGGTCCTGAAGTGGATCGTTCCGAGACGGCCGACCTCGACCTCGCAGGCCGGTGTCTGGAG
This window of the Methanofollis ethanolicus genome carries:
- the ribC gene encoding riboflavin synthase, giving the protein MKVGVADTTFARVDMGAIAIDELRKHASVGIERYTVPGFKDLPVACKKLIEERGCDIVIALGMPGGKEKDRMCAHEASQGLMLAQLMTNHHIIEVFVHEDEAETDRELAWLAEQRTREHAVNAVNLVLRPQVLTRQAGTGQRQGFEDVGPARQ
- a CDS encoding flavodoxin family protein; this encodes MKVLGISGSMRKDGNTAQMVRYILAKVQTSGIETEFVSLAGRIVHPCTGCERCKETKWCVIEGDGWSDIAQRMLEAEVVVIGSPTYYYDVNGQMKNLIDRTYSLYHDRKLAGRSAVAVTVCADRGCERSLETIEGFLNTHQFSYLGHVCGKAYLPGEIMTDARAVKKADEVAKKIVNLLQPKD
- the ribH gene encoding 6,7-dimethyl-8-ribityllumazine synthase; this encodes MTIKLGFVVAEFNRDITYMMEIEGREHAKFLGAEVTECFYVPGAYDMPLAIKKLLSEGKVDAVVTIGCVIEGATQHDEIVVQHAARKIIDLSLEYNKPVALGISGPGMTRMEANERIDYAKRAVESAVKMVQRLG
- a CDS encoding pyridoxal phosphate-dependent aminotransferase produces the protein MKALSEKIGAVAPSATIEITDAAKKMKREGIDVISLSIGEPDFATPEHIVQACSDALARGETHYAPSAGIPELLHAVAAKCRTENSIPCGPENVIVTCGAKDAIYEAMQACLNPGDEVVLPDPSWVSYEPCVQMAGGRVVHLPLKEPSFQIDDAILEKVGQKTKMVIVNTPSNPTGTVLSKASLKLVADLCEDYDLLAISDEIYEKLIYGKEHISLAALGDMAERTITINGFSKAYAMTGWRLGYAVAPLPVLRQMMKVQQHSISSPTTFVMWGGVAALQGDQTCVEAMRKEFEARRMYMLDEFASMGYTVAPPDGAFYAFVKMEGDDMAIARSWLNDAHVAATPGTAFNAPGWIRVSYAASIPTLKEATRRIRAWKNR
- the purE gene encoding 5-(carboxyamino)imidazole ribonucleotide mutase, yielding MPDVAVITGSASDSAIAEKAAKVLDEYGITYDLQVISAHRDPERLDGYVQASDAKVFICIAGMSAALPGVVASKTKKPVIGVPVSGILLGGLDALLSVVQMPKGVPVACVAVDGGENAAHLAARILGVA
- a CDS encoding pyridoxal-phosphate-dependent aminotransferase family protein, coding for MENERLLMLPGPVPVPERVRQAMMRQAINHRGPEFGAAYAESVDVLKDCFGTKNEVYIISGSGTAGMEAAIANFGQGKKIASLVNGKFGERLWKIGQRCGEATAINSEWGTPVDLDALAEALENGAEMVTMIHNETSAGILNPAKDVGKLARKHDALFVMDGVTSVGGDDVRMDEWNVDVAIVGSQKCLAAPAGLAAVAVSDRAWERIAEKRPFYLDLAAYRKNGKNTPMETPYTPAVPLFLALAEALAIIKEEGMQARIARHHRMSASVRAAVAAWGLEMFPTLDAVSAYSNTVTAAKMPEGVTDNALRGTVKKMGIEIAGGQDHLKGKIFRIGSMGAVSAPEILATLATVQYALRKAGVAGVGDGVEAAAEVLDA
- a CDS encoding GNAT family N-acetyltransferase; this translates as MPVQPTLRTAHLLLAPFRFSDAPEIAHLADDPAIADTAVRMPYPYPQGMATAWIAASIAGWANGRCAVWKVVRAGDGVLIGSVALTIDPANRNAELGYWIRTDAWGRGYATEVAVAAVAFAFGTLRLHRVHASCLRRNPASARVLEKAGLRLEGCRRGHLFHRGRFEDVLKYGMVEEDLRPSRDEEGKEPRVPGNTGPRRYLETADL
- a CDS encoding GIY-YIG nuclease family protein, with protein sequence MKGVYCLVLQTPACEVEVGRLGTIHFRTGYHIYVGSARGSGGLEARVGRHVRLAATREGRPHWHIDRLLLAPGITLVGAVLGTTEEDFECRIAAAIGGEAVPGFGCTDCSCPSHLFFRPEEPFAEIEEAFRKVGLVPQIRKSNMGEVHLTV